A part of Legionella sainthelensi genomic DNA contains:
- a CDS encoding Rab family GTPase, which translates to MAKFKIVLFGKQGSGKTQLSHRVALNENYEENTFSTVGIEFLSRKIDEKNILHFWDISGSEIYKKLYQSYYMGAVVGLFCIDLTKKQDEKQIKDEVRLFRDICPYAPIILVGTKSDSPDADIEAFKKSSLIELFSACMITSAKERIGVDALYAEITKYCESLNESLWNRAVQNLVVSLKELPQNKAQLIKVELEKLAKIILDKGDEFGVVTQTKSDAIDDFTNNCNTILEGNHPHVFKAVTSVAVAAVVTILSAFIGFSISFFLEVGWGLELLSQGLSEVIVLH; encoded by the coding sequence ATGGCAAAATTTAAAATAGTGCTGTTCGGTAAACAAGGTAGTGGTAAAACACAACTAAGCCATCGGGTTGCCTTAAATGAAAATTATGAAGAAAATACTTTTTCAACTGTGGGTATTGAGTTTTTAAGTCGAAAAATTGATGAGAAAAATATTCTCCACTTTTGGGATATTTCGGGGAGTGAAATTTATAAAAAATTGTATCAATCGTACTATATGGGGGCAGTAGTCGGTTTGTTTTGTATTGATTTAACTAAGAAACAAGATGAAAAGCAAATCAAGGATGAGGTGCGATTGTTTCGTGATATTTGTCCATATGCACCCATTATTTTGGTAGGAACAAAGTCAGATTCTCCTGATGCTGATATTGAAGCATTTAAAAAAAGTTCTCTAATTGAATTGTTCAGTGCTTGTATGATTACTTCAGCAAAGGAACGTATCGGAGTAGATGCACTTTATGCTGAGATTACAAAATATTGTGAAAGCTTGAATGAATCATTATGGAATAGAGCAGTTCAGAATTTAGTAGTTAGCTTAAAGGAATTGCCACAGAATAAAGCGCAATTAATAAAAGTTGAATTAGAAAAATTAGCAAAAATAATATTAGATAAGGGAGATGAGTTTGGTGTTGTTACACAAACCAAAAGTGATGCAATTGACGATTTTACAAATAATTGTAACACTATTTTGGAGGGAAACCATCCGCATGTATTTAAAGCTGTAACTTCAGTTGCTGTTGCTGCAGTGGTAACTATTCTCTCTGCATTTATTGGCTTTAGCATAAGTTTTTTCTTGGAAGTTGGATGGGGCCTGGAGCTTTTGTCACAGGGATTATCGGAGGTTATAGTGCTGCACTAG
- a CDS encoding ankyrin repeat domain-containing protein, protein MEIKSELLQARYNERAEQRSVELLHVFSQALNEKEFALRIKKVIPYMRQINEYSIPKSTLNKLNQAIKRDYQHYLYFCNLLEHKKVNIVHTTYDSNFKKIRLHGIVDSNQPECEIYNDRVLVHPPLIRSSSLMIPRRCFKHDNIDAGLISSQTELLYYIANSRTNTALHYIEDGDYINDYSMEFGYTPILLALCKGWNHVDSRKHLLAQKPIIEALLDKKALEVNCIHLRNGMTPLHIACLRGDCPDLIKALIKRGADCDALDYKGRKPVDMLHVSDEEMQEIICELSGTSDSSFHVFKQYDYLSKQSEMATVPTSKERKQCILNIRYLLAKSAVQKIIPNFA, encoded by the coding sequence ATGGAAATTAAAAGCGAGTTACTTCAGGCTAGATACAACGAGAGAGCAGAACAACGTTCTGTTGAATTGTTACATGTATTTTCTCAAGCGCTTAATGAAAAGGAGTTTGCTCTCCGCATAAAAAAAGTGATTCCTTACATGCGGCAGATTAATGAATATTCCATACCAAAATCTACATTGAATAAGTTGAATCAAGCTATCAAAAGAGATTATCAGCATTATTTATATTTTTGTAATTTATTGGAACATAAAAAAGTAAATATTGTCCATACAACTTATGATTCAAATTTCAAGAAGATAAGGCTCCACGGTATTGTGGATAGCAATCAACCAGAATGTGAGATTTATAATGACCGGGTCCTAGTACATCCACCGTTGATACGTAGTTCTTCATTAATGATACCTAGGCGTTGTTTTAAACATGACAATATAGATGCTGGTCTTATAAGTTCGCAAACAGAGCTTTTATACTATATAGCAAATTCACGGACCAACACTGCACTTCATTATATAGAAGATGGTGATTATATTAACGATTACAGTATGGAGTTTGGTTATACGCCCATTTTACTTGCCTTATGTAAAGGTTGGAATCATGTTGATTCTAGAAAACATTTATTAGCGCAAAAACCAATTATTGAGGCATTACTTGATAAAAAAGCTCTTGAAGTAAATTGCATTCATTTAAGAAATGGAATGACTCCATTGCATATTGCCTGTTTAAGAGGGGATTGTCCCGACTTGATTAAAGCATTGATAAAGCGTGGTGCTGATTGTGACGCACTTGATTATAAAGGAAGAAAGCCCGTCGATATGCTGCATGTGAGTGATGAGGAAATGCAAGAAATTATATGCGAGCTTTCTGGGACATCAGATAGTTCTTTCCATGTCTTTAAACAATATGATTATCTTTCTAAACAATCGGAAATGGCTACAGTACCTACCTCGAAAGAACGCAAACAATGTATACTAAACATAAGATATTTATTGGCTAAATC
- the frr gene encoding ribosome recycling factor: MINEINQDSERRMKKTIEALRVDMSKIRTGRANVGLLDHVQVDYYGTLTPLSQVANVSASDARTILVTPWEKSMVSAIEKAILTSDLGLNPATTGNAIRVPMPPLTEERRKELIKVVRNEGEQGKVSIRNIRRDANTQLKELVKDKSISEDDERRAAEAIQKLTDKYILEVDALLAEKEKDLMEV, encoded by the coding sequence ATGATTAATGAGATTAACCAAGATTCTGAAAGACGAATGAAAAAAACCATTGAAGCTTTGCGGGTTGATATGTCAAAAATTAGAACGGGTAGGGCGAATGTTGGATTGCTTGACCACGTACAGGTTGATTACTATGGAACTTTAACCCCATTAAGTCAAGTTGCTAATGTTTCAGCGAGTGATGCGCGAACTATATTAGTTACTCCATGGGAAAAATCTATGGTATCAGCAATTGAAAAAGCTATTTTAACCTCTGATTTAGGCTTAAATCCCGCCACAACAGGTAATGCTATTCGTGTTCCAATGCCTCCGTTGACAGAAGAACGCAGAAAAGAATTGATCAAAGTGGTCCGTAACGAAGGAGAGCAAGGCAAGGTTTCTATTCGTAATATTAGACGGGATGCGAATACTCAATTAAAAGAGTTAGTTAAAGACAAATCTATTTCAGAAGATGATGAGCGTCGCGCAGCAGAGGCAATTCAAAAATTGACTGATAAGTATATACTTGAAGTTGATGCATTATTAGCTGAAAAAGAAAAAGACTTGATGGAAGTTTAA